CTCACGCTCAATCCACATTGCAGAAGGCAAAATAACATCTGCTATATCAGTAGTTGGTGTTGGATATACATCCGAAACGACAATAAAGCGACCTTCTTTTTTGGTAGCATTGCGATAACGCTTTAGTTTGGGCATAGTAACCATAGGATTGGTAACCTGAATCCACATAAATTTAATATCGCCTCTATCTAAAGCCCTGAACATTTCAACGGTGTGGTATGTGGGCTTTGGCGAAATGTTTTCGACGGGAACATTCCATATTTCAGCAGCATGCTTACGGTGTTCCTCATTCATCACCACCCCATGTGGCAATTTATGGGTTAATGTTCCTACTTCTCTAACAGTACCGCAGGCACTAGGCTGCCCCGTTAATGAAAACGGACTATTTCCAGGGGTTGAAATTTTTCCAGTAAGTAAATGGATATTATAGATAAGGTTGTTCATCCAGGTGCCACGGGTGTGCTGATTAGGACCCATACACCATAGTGACATTACTTTGGTGTTTGGGTTGCCATAATGTGCGGCCATATATTTAATGTCCTTGGCAGAAACCCCTGAAATTTTTTCTACTTTTTCAGGAGTATAATCACTCAAGAAGTTTTTAAAACCTTCAAACGAAATACCTTCGGGCTTATCGCTAAACTTATAATTGTCTTCCATACCATACCCCATATCTGTAAGCCCTTTGCAGAAATTACAATGTTTTTCTACAAAGGATTTGTTCACCCACCTATTTTTTATGATTTCGTAACAAATGGCATTAGCCACTGCCAAATCGGTTTGCGGCCTAAAAATAATGGACTTATCGGCCGCCATGCTGGTACGTGTTGTACGTGTAGCAAAATCTATAATTTTAACCCCTCTTTTCAAACGTTGATCTAACAGTCTTGAAAAAAGAACTGGATGCATTTCTGCCATGTTATTTCCCCATAGCACAAATACATTTGCATGGTCTATATCTTCGTAACATCCCATTGGCTCGTCTATTCCAAATGAAGTTAAAAAGCCCGTTACCGCACTAGCCATGCACAAACGGGCATTCGCCTCGACATTATTAGTACCGATACAACCTTTAAAAAATTTTGAAGCGACATAACCATCTGGAATCGTCCACTGTCCAGAACCGTAAATTGAAACAGCGTCTTTGCCGTGATTGGTAATTGTTTCCTTCATTTTAGAAGCA
This genomic stretch from Flavobacteriaceae bacterium GSB9 harbors:
- a CDS encoding molybdopterin-dependent oxidoreductase; translation: MYTSLTNRRSFIKKMAIMSAMTAAASMFPGILFADEQEKNLPKGGNLDWKKTPCRFCGVGCGVLVGIENGKAVAVKGDPKSPVNKGLCCVKGYHSVMALYGKDRLTKPLVKKNGKYVETSMKEALDLIASKMKETITNHGKDAVSIYGSGQWTIPDGYVASKFFKGCIGTNNVEANARLCMASAVTGFLTSFGIDEPMGCYEDIDHANVFVLWGNNMAEMHPVLFSRLLDQRLKRGVKIIDFATRTTRTSMAADKSIIFRPQTDLAVANAICYEIIKNRWVNKSFVEKHCNFCKGLTDMGYGMEDNYKFSDKPEGISFEGFKNFLSDYTPEKVEKISGVSAKDIKYMAAHYGNPNTKVMSLWCMGPNQHTRGTWMNNLIYNIHLLTGKISTPGNSPFSLTGQPSACGTVREVGTLTHKLPHGVVMNEEHRKHAAEIWNVPVENISPKPTYHTVEMFRALDRGDIKFMWIQVTNPMVTMPKLKRYRNATKKEGRFIVVSDVYPTPTTDIADVILPSAMWIEREGMYGNSERRTQYFEKMIEPAGESMSDTWQLIEVAKRLGFEEQFAYKEETHIEEIYNEYRRHHEGKKHAMAPLEVLKSQPGAQWPYVDGKSTQWRFNAEYDPACSNGEKFHFYGKPDGKAVIWQRPYEPAPEEPDVEYPFWLCTGRVVEHWHTGSMTRRIPVLHKAMPHGYVELNPEQAKDMGIKTGDKVRISSRRGEITLPASVNERGVPEKNQVFVPFFDENMLINQVTLDAFCPISKQPDYKKCAVKVEKV